Part of the Juglans regia cultivar Chandler unplaced genomic scaffold, Walnut 2.0 Scaffold_20877, whole genome shotgun sequence genome, GGCTCCTTTCAACTTCTTGATCATGTGCAGGTAGTACTGGATAATGGCATGCTCCAAGTTACATTGTCCAATCCGCAGGGATTTGTAACTAGGATTCGATACAATGACATCGACAACTTGCTTGAAGTCCTTAACGAGGAATCTAATAGAGGGTATTACTACAACGTTAATATATAGGAGATCACTTACAAAATAATGACTCAGAAAAATTGTTTTTTCCTCTAATGTTGGATTATGAACTTTGAAGTACTATTAGCTGACACTTGGTCTAGAAACTTACCCTATTTTGGAAATGGAATGTTGAATGTTCAGGTACTGGGACCTTGTTTGGAGCTCACCAGGAAGTACTGGAACAACTGGTATCTTTGATCTGTATGTTCTAATTCATCCCTTTGTCttgctctctctatctctttcttttGGTCCCTTTAactacaaaattataaaaaaataatatttacaatcgtagagtacgtaaatatcatataatctttttaaaaaaaaaaataaatataaaatttacataaaaaaaattaattttttaataatagatcatattttttttcaaaataattacacaataatTACGTACTCTCCAACTATGCATAGAATACTCAAAACTATATCATTTATAagctatttttctttattcatggtgcatatatttatattatttactaGTTACAGCTACCACATACGCAGAATCGAAGGAACGAGGTTCGAGGTTATCGTTGAAAATGAGGAACAGGTTGAGATCTCTTTCACAAGGACGTGGGATTCATCCATGGAGGGCAAACTCGTCCCATTAAATATAGACAAAAGGTCCATGCATCTTTGTTTCAAATAAACAAATGTTGTAACCTGTCTGTTTCAAGtttcaatcatattcattttttttaagcaaaaaaaaaacaacaacaacaaatattatttaattatactaTTGAAGGTGAAactgatatttaaatatttgtcgTGCCGACCAATTCATCAACTAGGTTTATAATGCTTCGTGGTTCATCGGGATTTTACTCTTATGCCATTTACGAGCACTTGGAGGAATGGCCTGCTTTCAACCTCGACGAAACCAGGATTGCTTTCAAACTCAGAAAAGACAAGTAGATCACAAACTCCTTTTCATCTCTCTAGTTGTTGCCATATTCATAATGCCTTATTAATAATTTactctaataattttatatttggattCGTTGGGATagttagataagatgagttgaataaaattttattataatattattttttatattattatttttttagatttaaaaaaattaaattatttattatattttatatgataatttaaaaaaattataatgataagatgagataaattgagaggaTTCCAATATTCAAATGGAGCCTTAAAAAAA contains:
- the LOC109021169 gene encoding uncharacterized protein LOC109021169, producing VVLDNGMLQVTLSNPQGFVTRIRYNDIDNLLEVLNEESNRGYWDLVWSSPGSTGTTGIFDLIEGTRFEVIVENEEQVEISFTRTWDSSMEGKLVPLNIDKRFIMLRGSSGFYSYAIYEHLEEWPAFNLDETRIAFKLRKDKFHYMAMANNRQRFMPLPDDRLPKRGQTLAYPEAVLLVNPVEPELKGEVDDKYQYSSKNENIRVHGWISTNTDPPMGFWQITPSNEFRSGGPLKQNLTSHVGPTTLA